A portion of the Flavobacterium limnophilum genome contains these proteins:
- a CDS encoding aminotransferase class I/II-fold pyridoxal phosphate-dependent enzyme has protein sequence MVKDLFERIQNNKGPLGKWASQAEGYFVFPKLEGDLGPRMQFQGKEVLNWSLNDYLGLANHPEVRKADADAALEFGAAAPMGARMMSGHTKYHEQLEQELAAFVMKESAYLLNFGYQGMVSIIDALVTRNDVIVYDVDGHACIIDGVRLHSGKRFTYKHNDIESMEKNLQRATKLATEQGGGILFITEGVFGMRGQQGKLKEIVAMKEKYNFRLLVDDAHGFGTLGKTGAGAGEEQGVQDGIDVYFSTFAKSMANIGAFVAADKDIIDYLKYNLRSQMFAKALPMIQTIGSLKRLELLRNSSELKDKLWENVNALQGGLRSKGFNIGDTNTCVTPVYLEGSVPEAMVMVNDLRENYGIFLSIVIYPVIPKGMILLRVIPTASHTLADIDQTLSAFEAIREKLVNGTYKEIASRTTVDLDA, from the coding sequence ATGGTAAAAGATTTATTCGAAAGAATTCAAAACAATAAAGGACCATTGGGAAAATGGGCTTCACAGGCAGAAGGTTATTTCGTTTTTCCAAAGTTGGAAGGAGATTTAGGGCCAAGAATGCAATTTCAAGGAAAAGAGGTTTTAAACTGGAGTTTGAACGATTATTTAGGTTTGGCTAATCATCCAGAAGTGCGTAAAGCTGATGCGGACGCAGCCTTAGAATTTGGTGCAGCTGCTCCAATGGGTGCCAGAATGATGTCGGGGCACACCAAATATCACGAACAATTAGAGCAAGAATTGGCTGCTTTTGTAATGAAAGAATCGGCCTATTTGTTGAATTTTGGATACCAAGGAATGGTGTCCATCATTGATGCTTTGGTGACCAGAAATGACGTGATTGTATATGATGTTGATGGTCACGCTTGTATTATTGACGGAGTTCGTTTGCATAGCGGAAAACGTTTTACCTACAAGCACAATGACATCGAAAGTATGGAGAAAAACCTGCAACGTGCCACAAAATTGGCTACGGAACAAGGAGGAGGAATTCTTTTTATTACCGAAGGTGTTTTTGGAATGCGTGGGCAACAAGGAAAGTTGAAAGAAATTGTAGCGATGAAAGAAAAATACAATTTCCGTCTTTTGGTTGATGATGCACACGGTTTTGGTACACTTGGTAAGACAGGTGCCGGAGCGGGTGAGGAGCAAGGTGTTCAAGACGGAATTGATGTTTATTTTTCTACGTTTGCCAAATCTATGGCTAATATTGGTGCTTTTGTGGCTGCCGATAAAGACATTATTGATTATTTGAAATACAATTTGCGTTCTCAAATGTTTGCCAAAGCATTGCCAATGATTCAAACTATTGGTTCATTGAAACGTTTGGAATTATTGCGTAATTCATCTGAATTGAAAGATAAACTTTGGGAGAATGTAAACGCTTTACAAGGTGGTTTGAGAAGCAAAGGGTTTAATATTGGTGATACCAATACTTGTGTTACGCCAGTTTACCTTGAAGGAAGTGTGCCTGAAGCGATGGTAATGGTAAATGATTTAAGAGAAAACTACGGTATTTTCTTGTCGATCGTGATTTATCCGGTTATTCCAAAAGGAATGATTTTATTGCGCGTTATTCCTACTGCATCTCATACATTGGCGGATATTGACCAAACACTATCTGCTTTTGAAGCCATTCGTGAGAAACTGGTAAACGGAACGTATAAAGAAATTGCCAGCAGAACTACTGTTGATTTGGACGCTTAA
- a CDS encoding lipocalin family protein: MKKISVLIISALTLVFAFSSCCDDEDSPIPVSIKGKWNFDKMSLTVNGVTSPELDYDDNEPGCSKDYIEFAPTAVFNEGDYSGSDCLLDITTGTWYKNGNVVTITSDGVIIPFEVVSLTSTTLKVKYSEIQDGTTAIVNMTFVKA, encoded by the coding sequence ATGAAAAAGATAAGTGTTTTAATTATTTCTGCGTTAACGTTGGTGTTTGCTTTTTCATCTTGTTGTGACGATGAAGATTCTCCGATTCCGGTGTCAATTAAAGGGAAGTGGAATTTCGACAAGATGAGTTTAACGGTAAACGGGGTGACATCGCCAGAGCTGGATTATGACGACAACGAGCCAGGGTGTTCAAAAGATTATATCGAATTTGCTCCAACAGCAGTTTTTAATGAAGGCGATTATTCCGGATCAGACTGTTTGTTGGATATAACCACGGGCACTTGGTATAAAAATGGTAATGTTGTTACCATTACATCCGATGGTGTCATTATACCTTTTGAAGTGGTGAGTTTGACGAGTACCACATTAAAAGTAAAATATTCAGAAATCCAAGATGGAACGACGGCTATTGTAAACATGACTTTTGTCAAAGCCTAA
- a CDS encoding DUF4834 family protein: MELLILPKIILIMQEASFPGFIRAIVYIIAFYYIFKFLARLFLPILVKKAVEKAGENFQRQQQYAQGNSWQKTPNNDEIIIDTANAKKTRETKKVGDYVDYEEID, from the coding sequence ATGGAATTGTTAATTTTGCCAAAAATTATTTTGATTATGCAAGAAGCATCTTTTCCTGGTTTTATAAGAGCAATAGTTTACATAATTGCCTTCTATTATATTTTTAAATTTTTGGCAAGATTATTTTTGCCTATTTTGGTTAAAAAAGCAGTAGAGAAAGCAGGCGAGAATTTCCAGAGACAGCAACAATATGCCCAGGGTAATTCTTGGCAAAAAACGCCGAATAACGATGAAATCATCATCGATACAGCCAATGCCAAAAAAACTCGCGAAACCAAAAAAGTTGGTGATTATGTCGATTACGAAGAAATAGATTAG
- a CDS encoding cytochrome b/b6 domain-containing protein, producing the protein MSLENKNFSLAHRLLHWLIALAILFLMLTVFLRLTWLEKNNVASILQDNLKALNISLSHDDAIKIAKQIRKPMWDWHIYTGYFLIGLYVLRMINLYFSGIVFPNPFHRTSKLKQKIQGWTYIIFYFLMGISLITGFFIVNGSPEYKDFLETIHVQSIYYAVLFIIMHMAGLLLSEFSNEKGIVSKMIHGK; encoded by the coding sequence ATGTCTTTAGAAAATAAAAATTTCAGTCTCGCACATCGCCTTTTACATTGGCTAATCGCTTTAGCCATTTTATTTTTGATGCTGACGGTTTTTTTAAGGTTGACTTGGCTGGAGAAAAACAATGTGGCTTCCATACTTCAAGACAATCTAAAGGCATTGAATATTTCTTTAAGTCACGATGATGCCATAAAAATTGCCAAACAAATACGCAAACCTATGTGGGATTGGCATATTTATACCGGATATTTCTTGATTGGATTATATGTTTTAAGAATGATAAACCTGTATTTTTCAGGTATCGTTTTCCCAAATCCTTTCCACAGAACCAGCAAACTAAAACAAAAAATACAAGGATGGACTTACATCATTTTTTATTTCCTGATGGGCATTTCTCTAATAACTGGGTTCTTCATAGTAAACGGTTCGCCAGAATATAAAGATTTTCTGGAAACCATTCATGTTCAATCTATTTATTATGCCGTGCTTTTTATCATTATGCATATGGCAGGATTACTTTTATCCGAGTTTTCGAATGAAAAAGGAATCGTTTCAAAAATGATTCACGGCAAATAA
- a CDS encoding GTP cyclohydrolase, producing the protein MITIKEAVTKKEMTEFVKFPFSLYKDNKYWVPPIIADELESFDRTKNPAFESAEAYFYLAYKNNEIVGRIAAIINWGEVNDQHKKKVRFGWFDVIDDIEVTKALLEKVYELGRKNNLEHVEGPMGFSNLDKVGVLTEGFDELGTMITWYNHPYFATHLEQLGFVKEKEYIESIFPFSNVKPEFFLKAQALIKKRYELTSLNFTKTKDIMPYVDKMFDLFNNSYADLSSFVAITDVQKEYFKKKYISFINPEYIKFVMDKNNDIVAFSIVMPSFSEALQKAKGKLFPFGFYHLLKARKESKDVVFYLIGVHPEYQNKGVTAIIFDEYFKTFSEKGIINCIRTPELEENHAIHNLWKNFDPRVHCRRKTFMKML; encoded by the coding sequence ATGATTACCATAAAAGAAGCCGTTACCAAAAAGGAAATGACCGAGTTCGTGAAATTTCCTTTCTCCTTATACAAAGACAACAAATATTGGGTTCCACCCATCATCGCCGATGAATTAGAATCTTTTGACAGAACTAAAAACCCCGCTTTCGAAAGTGCCGAAGCTTATTTTTATTTGGCTTACAAAAACAATGAAATTGTGGGACGAATTGCAGCCATCATCAACTGGGGAGAAGTCAATGACCAACACAAAAAGAAAGTCCGTTTCGGTTGGTTTGACGTGATTGACGACATCGAAGTCACCAAAGCCCTGCTCGAAAAAGTCTATGAATTGGGACGAAAAAACAATTTGGAACACGTCGAAGGACCAATGGGTTTCTCCAACTTGGACAAAGTGGGCGTTCTCACCGAAGGTTTTGACGAATTGGGAACGATGATCACTTGGTACAATCATCCGTATTTTGCGACACATTTAGAACAACTCGGATTTGTAAAAGAGAAAGAATACATCGAAAGTATTTTCCCGTTTTCGAACGTGAAACCCGAATTTTTCCTGAAAGCCCAAGCCTTAATCAAAAAAAGATACGAACTGACGAGTTTGAACTTCACCAAAACCAAAGACATTATGCCTTATGTGGACAAAATGTTTGATTTGTTCAACAATTCTTATGCCGATTTATCTTCGTTTGTAGCCATCACCGACGTTCAAAAAGAATACTTCAAGAAGAAATACATCAGTTTTATCAATCCGGAATACATCAAATTCGTGATGGACAAGAACAATGACATTGTCGCTTTCAGCATCGTGATGCCGAGTTTTTCGGAAGCTTTGCAGAAAGCCAAAGGCAAACTTTTCCCTTTTGGATTTTATCATTTGCTTAAAGCGAGAAAAGAAAGCAAAGACGTTGTTTTTTACTTGATAGGCGTTCATCCAGAATACCAAAACAAAGGCGTGACAGCCATTATTTTTGACGAATATTTCAAAACTTTCAGCGAAAAAGGAATCATCAACTGCATCCGAACTCCCGAATTAGAGGAGAATCACGCCATCCATAATTTATGGAAAAACTTCGACCCTAGAGTTCACTGTAGAAGAAAAACGTTTATGAAGATGCTTTAG
- a CDS encoding transporter, producing MYKIKTLVVAVFLIIPLIHYGQHTDEINSNRPGETMSAFGVGKSVFQVESGIYGIQENHSILNYDANGFGIDMTLRWGLFMEKLELIADFQYQYEQVSSPMSIINKSDFKQTVFGAKYLIYDPFKNYEKKVNVYSWKANRSFNWHQLIPAVSVFAGANLTFSDNPYYFSPDAAISPKVVVIAQNHLGDGSWVFVTNIIADYIGTDFPSYGYGITLTKGFNKNWSGFIENQGYMSDFYSDAIVRGGAAYLIHNDLQVDASISTSLKDTPSILYGGIGFSWRYDANYKEVRMKVDTGDSDKKAQRRAKKTKKG from the coding sequence ATGTACAAAATCAAAACCTTAGTCGTCGCAGTCTTTTTGATAATTCCATTAATTCATTATGGCCAACATACCGATGAAATCAATTCGAACAGGCCAGGCGAAACCATGTCGGCTTTTGGAGTGGGAAAATCAGTTTTTCAAGTGGAATCTGGGATTTATGGCATCCAGGAAAATCACAGCATTCTGAATTATGACGCCAATGGTTTTGGAATTGACATGACCTTGAGATGGGGATTGTTTATGGAAAAACTGGAACTAATTGCCGACTTTCAATACCAATACGAACAAGTAAGTTCTCCAATGAGCATCATTAACAAGTCTGACTTCAAGCAAACTGTTTTTGGAGCCAAATATTTGATTTACGATCCGTTCAAAAATTACGAAAAAAAAGTCAATGTTTATAGTTGGAAAGCCAATCGTTCCTTCAATTGGCACCAATTAATTCCAGCCGTTTCGGTCTTTGCGGGAGCCAATCTTACTTTCTCCGACAATCCTTATTATTTTTCTCCGGATGCCGCTATTTCACCAAAAGTCGTGGTTATTGCACAAAACCATTTGGGTGACGGAAGCTGGGTTTTCGTGACCAATATCATTGCCGATTACATTGGAACCGATTTCCCAAGTTATGGCTACGGGATTACCTTGACTAAAGGATTTAACAAAAACTGGTCTGGTTTCATAGAAAACCAAGGCTATATGAGCGATTTCTACAGCGATGCGATTGTTCGTGGCGGTGCCGCTTATTTGATTCATAATGATTTACAAGTAGACGCTTCAATAAGCACAAGCCTAAAAGATACGCCTTCGATACTTTATGGAGGAATTGGATTTTCTTGGCGTTACGATGCCAATTACAAAGAAGTGCGAATGAAAGTGGATACGGGAGATTCAGACAAAAAAGCTCAAAGAAGAGCCAAAAAAACTAAAAAAGGATAA
- a CDS encoding NYN domain-containing protein: MSQDTKELKLAVLIDADNVPYSNVKGMMEEIAKYGTPTTKRIYADWTKPNAGGWKSVLLEHAITPIQQYSYTVGKNSSDSAMIIDAMDLLYSDKVDGFCIVSSDSDFTRLAIRLRESGMKVIGIGEKKTPNSFIVACDRFVYIEVLDGAIKKKLPKSRLAEENKKVVDPSASEHAKQKVAAKTTEKTAQKPLNKIDNQTIELIEDTLDAIGDEDGWAFLGDVGNLIVKKKPEFDPRNYGFSKLTPMLKSLTNILEIDERESDKKGIKHVFVRLRYS; the protein is encoded by the coding sequence ATGTCACAAGATACCAAAGAACTAAAACTCGCCGTCCTCATTGATGCCGACAATGTTCCTTATAGCAATGTAAAAGGAATGATGGAAGAAATCGCCAAATACGGTACGCCAACCACCAAGCGCATTTATGCCGATTGGACCAAACCAAACGCTGGCGGTTGGAAAAGCGTTTTATTGGAACACGCCATCACTCCTATTCAACAATACAGCTACACTGTTGGAAAAAACTCTTCCGATTCGGCAATGATTATCGACGCGATGGATTTGCTGTACTCTGACAAAGTTGATGGTTTTTGCATCGTTTCAAGTGACAGCGATTTCACTAGATTAGCCATTCGTTTGAGGGAATCCGGAATGAAAGTCATTGGCATTGGCGAAAAGAAAACCCCCAATTCGTTCATTGTGGCCTGTGATAGATTTGTTTATATTGAAGTTTTGGACGGAGCCATCAAAAAGAAATTACCAAAAAGCAGATTAGCCGAAGAAAACAAAAAGGTAGTTGACCCGAGCGCTAGCGAACACGCGAAGCAAAAAGTAGCCGCAAAAACTACCGAGAAAACGGCACAAAAACCCCTAAATAAAATTGACAACCAAACCATAGAACTCATAGAAGACACACTCGATGCCATTGGTGATGAAGACGGCTGGGCATTTCTTGGCGATGTGGGCAACCTCATCGTGAAGAAAAAACCCGAATTCGACCCCAGAAATTATGGGTTTTCAAAACTGACTCCAATGCTGAAATCCCTGACCAACATTCTAGAAATCGACGAAAGAGAATCCGACAAAAAAGGAATCAAGCACGTTTTCGTGAGATTGCGGTACAGTTAG